AAGGTGCACGCCGTCGCGCCCGGGTTAATCGACAGCGACATGCAGGCGCAGATTCGCAAGGTAGCGGATGAGGAGTTCCCAAGCGCCGCCCGGTTTCGAAAAGCGCACGCCGATGGAACGCTCATCGCACCCGAAGTCGCTGGAGCGGCACTCCTAGATCTCGCGTTCAATCCGGCGGCTGCGCGCGACGAGGTCTGCGTCGACCTGCGGGACTGAGAACCACAGGCCACGAATCGACGGACGGGCTCTCTCGCCCTTGCCGCGGTAAACAGCAGGTCGTGACCGCGACCAAGTACTTCGAAGACTTCGTGATCGGCGTGGAATCGGAATCCGGTCACGAGTACGTCGTGACGACCGAGGAGCTGAAACAGATGGCGGAACGGTGGGACCCGCAGCCATTTCATCTCGACGAGAACGCCCCGGAGACCAAGGAGTTTGGCGGACTCATCACATGCTCGGCGCACACGTTTGCGATTTACACGTATCTCGGTTCGAAGAGCCCGGTGAAGACGGCCGCGATCGCCGGCCTCGGCTTCGAGAAGGTCCGCATGCTGCTGCCGCTTCGTCCCGGCGACCGGATTCGCGCCGTGAACGTATGCCTGGCCGCTCGTGAATCCCGGACCAAACCGGATCGCGGAATCCTGACCACGAAGACGATCCTTCGGAACCAGAACGACGAAGACGTCTTCTCGATCGAAGCGACGGTCATGGTCCGCAAGAGGTCTTCAGGGGGTATCCGCGGGGCTTCGTAGCATGACGTGTTC
The nucleotide sequence above comes from Candidatus Binatia bacterium. Encoded proteins:
- a CDS encoding MaoC/PaaZ C-terminal domain-containing protein, with product MTATKYFEDFVIGVESESGHEYVVTTEELKQMAERWDPQPFHLDENAPETKEFGGLITCSAHTFAIYTYLGSKSPVKTAAIAGLGFEKVRMLLPLRPGDRIRAVNVCLAARESRTKPDRGILTTKTILRNQNDEDVFSIEATVMVRKRSSGGIRGAS